A portion of the Thermosediminibacter oceani DSM 16646 genome contains these proteins:
- the aroQ gene encoding type II 3-dehydroquinate dehydratase, translating to MKNKTNIVLIGFMGSGKTSIGKMLAEKLGKRFLDTDELIRQECGMEISEIFHKFGEEYFRNKEKETVERAAAREGTVIATGGGVVLNPENMEKLRRSGIIVWLRASEEEILQRISGDASRPLASNKSESEILEIYSKRLNLYATYADIIIETSGKDKEAIAIEIIKHLKNSYSNNGKYGNIIGEFQRVRQMKVKIINGPNMNLLGLRERDIYGESTLEEINQHLEKRAREMGVLVDFFQSNSEGEIVDEIQGCIGQYDGIVINPGAYTHYSIAIRDALEAVKLPVIEVHMSNIFAREDFRRVSVTGQKASGIIAGLGETGYWLALLALKDLIEKRGREGVNEFGKN from the coding sequence GTGAAAAATAAAACTAACATAGTTCTTATCGGTTTTATGGGAAGCGGTAAAACTTCAATCGGCAAAATGCTTGCCGAAAAGCTGGGTAAGAGGTTTTTGGACACGGATGAACTTATACGACAGGAATGCGGAATGGAGATATCGGAGATTTTTCACAAATTCGGGGAAGAGTATTTTCGAAATAAGGAAAAGGAGACGGTAGAAAGAGCGGCTGCTCGGGAAGGTACGGTCATTGCTACCGGGGGCGGAGTGGTGTTGAACCCCGAAAATATGGAAAAACTAAGGCGGTCGGGTATTATAGTGTGGCTTCGGGCTTCAGAAGAGGAAATACTTCAAAGGATATCGGGAGATGCCTCCCGACCACTTGCCTCCAATAAAAGTGAATCTGAGATTCTCGAAATTTACTCCAAAAGACTAAATTTGTATGCGACATATGCCGACATCATCATTGAAACCAGTGGGAAAGATAAAGAAGCCATTGCCATAGAGATAATAAAACACTTAAAAAATAGCTATTCAAATAATGGGAAATATGGTAATATAATAGGAGAATTTCAGCGGGTGAGGCAAATGAAGGTTAAAATTATAAACGGACCAAACATGAACCTATTAGGATTGAGGGAGCGGGACATTTACGGTGAATCAACCCTTGAAGAAATAAATCAGCACCTTGAAAAAAGGGCTCGCGAAATGGGGGTTTTAGTAGATTTCTTCCAGTCGAATAGCGAAGGGGAAATAGTAGACGAAATTCAAGGGTGCATTGGCCAATATGACGGGATTGTCATAAACCCGGGGGCGTATACCCACTACAGTATTGCAATACGCGATGCCTTGGAAGCGGTCAAACTACCTGTTATAGAAGTACACATGAGCAATATCTTTGCTAGGGAAGATTTTAGAAGAGTCAGCGTTACCGGACAAAAAGCGAGCGGGATTATAGCCGGGCTCGGGGAAACGGGGTACTGGCTTGCTTTGCTGGCCTTAAAAGATCTCATTGAGAAGAGAGGAAGGGAGGGAGTCAATGAATTCGGAAAGAATTAG
- the spoIIIAA gene encoding stage III sporulation protein AA, whose protein sequence is MNEKGENQFLVKLEQHISPILPSAIRQIFFKLPPDKLNKVEEIRLRRGRPLMVVAGKQDYMMTPEGVITDDPDRAYIVTGEDAAKIFQLISRSSVYALEEEIKNGYITLKGGHRVGIVGKVILEGGQIKTMKHISGFNIRIAREVLGAADEALRFVIDEKGEFLNTMILSPPKAGKTTLLRDLIRQLSSGNPRLGLKGFKVGVVDERSEIACCYEGVPQNDVGIRTDVLDGCPKARGIMMLLRSMSPDIIATDEIGRTEDVEAMEEALNAGVKLLTTAHGADLEDVGRRPTLRKLIGSNFFDRYLILGFSEGVGTIEKVIEGKNHRIIYDRRNKGVILNAV, encoded by the coding sequence GTGAATGAAAAAGGAGAAAATCAGTTTCTTGTTAAATTGGAACAACATATATCCCCTATACTTCCATCAGCTATCAGGCAGATTTTTTTTAAACTGCCTCCCGATAAGTTAAATAAGGTTGAGGAGATAAGGCTGCGCCGTGGAAGACCGCTTATGGTCGTTGCGGGAAAACAAGATTATATGATGACCCCGGAGGGAGTCATTACCGATGATCCTGACAGGGCTTATATCGTTACCGGCGAAGACGCCGCTAAAATTTTTCAACTGATTAGCCGGAGTTCCGTTTACGCGTTGGAGGAAGAGATCAAAAACGGCTATATTACTTTAAAAGGTGGGCACCGGGTTGGGATAGTTGGAAAAGTAATCCTGGAAGGCGGCCAGATTAAAACTATGAAGCATATTTCCGGATTTAATATAAGAATCGCGAGGGAAGTTTTGGGAGCTGCCGACGAAGCACTCCGCTTTGTGATAGACGAGAAGGGGGAATTTTTAAACACGATGATATTATCCCCGCCCAAAGCGGGAAAAACCACCTTGCTCAGGGATTTAATAAGGCAGCTTAGCTCGGGAAATCCACGGCTAGGGCTAAAGGGTTTTAAAGTTGGGGTTGTTGATGAAAGGTCGGAGATAGCCTGCTGTTATGAAGGTGTACCTCAAAACGACGTAGGAATACGGACCGATGTCCTGGATGGTTGCCCCAAAGCCCGCGGCATTATGATGCTTTTAAGGTCGATGTCGCCGGATATTATAGCTACCGATGAAATCGGAAGAACGGAAGATGTTGAGGCTATGGAAGAGGCTCTGAACGCCGGCGTCAAATTGTTAACTACCGCTCACGGTGCCGACTTGGAGGATGTCGGGAGAAGGCCGACCCTAAGGAAATTGATAGGAAGCAATTTTTTCGACAGGTACCTTATATTAGGGTTCAGCGAAGGAGTAGGTACTATAGAAAAAGTGATTGAAGGTAAAAACCACAGGATAATTTACGACCGGAGGAATAAGGGAGTGATTTTAAATGCTGTTTAA
- the efp gene encoding elongation factor P, protein MISTNDLRPGVTVEIDGEVYMVVDFQHVKPGKGAAFVRTRIKNIKTGQVFERNFRAGEKLNRAIVERKTMQYLYQTDDTYYFMDTQTFEQIPLNKDQLGDAVKYLKENLEVMVMFYEGVPIGIELPTFVELTVVDTEPGFKGDTATGGSKPATLETGAVVQVPLFINKGDVIRVDTRTGEYLSRV, encoded by the coding sequence ATGATTTCCACTAACGACTTAAGACCAGGAGTTACCGTAGAAATTGACGGGGAAGTATACATGGTGGTGGATTTTCAACACGTAAAACCGGGGAAAGGTGCCGCTTTTGTCAGGACAAGAATAAAAAACATAAAGACAGGACAGGTTTTCGAACGCAACTTTAGAGCAGGGGAAAAATTAAACAGAGCGATTGTTGAAAGAAAAACGATGCAGTATTTATATCAAACCGATGATACATACTATTTCATGGATACCCAAACTTTTGAGCAGATCCCCCTAAATAAGGACCAACTGGGGGATGCAGTAAAGTATCTAAAAGAAAACCTTGAGGTTATGGTAATGTTCTACGAAGGAGTACCGATAGGCATAGAATTGCCCACTTTTGTAGAACTCACCGTAGTTGATACAGAACCCGGTTTCAAAGGCGATACCGCAACGGGCGGTTCCAAACCGGCTACTCTGGAAACCGGAGCGGTGGTGCAGGTTCCCCTGTTCATAAATAAGGGCGATGTGATAAGGGTTGATACCAGAACCGGTGAGTATCTAAGCCGCGTTTAA
- the spoIIIAC gene encoding stage III sporulation protein AC — MNVDVLFKIAGIGIVISILSKVLDEAGRKEQAQMTTLVGVVIVLMMVIQLISQLFANVKSMFQLY; from the coding sequence ATGAATGTGGATGTTCTGTTTAAAATCGCCGGCATAGGAATTGTCATATCGATCCTGAGCAAGGTGCTGGACGAGGCAGGAAGAAAGGAACAGGCTCAGATGACTACGTTGGTAGGGGTAGTTATCGTCCTCATGATGGTTATTCAGCTCATCAGCCAGCTTTTTGCCAACGTAAAGTCAATGTTCCAGCTTTACTAA
- a CDS encoding PilN domain-containing protein: protein MHKLNLIPAEFLNERGKKRQRFFYAFIAFLTAVLLLLVFTRIYGEVCKLRNELEEVDRQLNFYRSAVGPGRDLERLYSDLQERRRITSNLATHKSTWSSYIQEIMKSSPEKILLLSIDIGDGGSGVIRGTSPDNLSVARMIENLRRIDGFVGVKLGFIKLETEKGLFTFEIYFQVQGNDAIEN, encoded by the coding sequence ATGCATAAGCTGAACTTAATACCCGCAGAATTTCTCAATGAGAGGGGAAAAAAGCGACAAAGGTTTTTTTATGCCTTCATAGCATTTTTAACTGCGGTTCTTTTGCTGTTGGTTTTCACCCGTATTTACGGTGAAGTATGCAAGTTGCGCAATGAGCTTGAGGAAGTAGACAGGCAGCTGAATTTTTATCGCTCGGCGGTTGGTCCCGGGCGTGATTTGGAGAGGCTGTACAGCGACCTTCAAGAAAGAAGAAGGATTACCAGTAATCTGGCAACGCACAAGTCAACCTGGTCTTCATACATTCAGGAAATAATGAAATCCTCGCCGGAAAAAATACTTCTCCTGTCTATAGATATCGGCGATGGTGGTAGCGGAGTGATAAGAGGGACCTCGCCTGACAATTTATCTGTGGCCCGTATGATAGAAAATTTGCGGCGAATTGATGGTTTCGTAGGGGTTAAACTCGGTTTTATTAAACTGGAAACCGAAAAAGGTCTTTTCACTTTTGAAATTTATTTTCAGGTCCAGGGGAATGATGCTATTGAAAATTAG
- the spoIIIAB gene encoding stage III sporulation protein SpoIIIAB, whose translation MLFKILGAILVIFSSTMIGFIIAGYYQQRPRTLRNLQQALSMLETEIDYGQTPLPEALKNVSRSCDPEISKFLERVRQLLLSIEGFTAGEAWEKSLREFRSQFPLQESDFEILTSFGKYLGSSDKDDQIRNLKLTLSQLRQQEVLAVEEKQKNEKMWRYLGVLTGLTVVLLLY comes from the coding sequence ATGCTGTTTAAGATACTGGGAGCTATTTTGGTGATCTTTTCATCAACTATGATCGGCTTCATAATAGCAGGTTATTACCAGCAACGGCCCAGGACGTTAAGAAACCTACAGCAGGCTCTGTCCATGCTGGAAACCGAGATCGATTATGGTCAAACTCCTCTACCAGAAGCTTTGAAAAATGTAAGCAGGAGCTGCGATCCGGAAATTTCCAAGTTTTTAGAGAGGGTCAGACAGCTTCTGTTATCAATAGAGGGTTTTACTGCGGGAGAGGCCTGGGAAAAGTCCCTTAGAGAATTTAGATCCCAGTTCCCCCTCCAGGAATCCGATTTTGAAATACTGACGTCCTTCGGCAAATATCTGGGATCGTCCGATAAGGACGACCAGATAAGGAATTTGAAACTGACTCTATCTCAGCTAAGGCAGCAGGAAGTTCTGGCCGTTGAAGAAAAACAGAAAAATGAAAAAATGTGGAGATATCTGGGAGTTTTAACCGGATTGACGGTAGTCCTCCTATTATATTAA
- the spoIIIAE gene encoding stage III sporulation protein AE, whose product MIVLKKVLFSLLIFLIIISPVALAADDVEKQLENLDTQELDSFLRELNREYGDYVPSYDLKDLINTLRGNQRYDLRGLVNGIIKYVFREITANYHLLAKLVALSVICAVLKNLNNGFEKDNIGRMAYSAIYLVLVVIAVQSFIIAINTGRDAISNMVSFVHALMPTVFTLLAAVGGITSVNVFNPLIFIGITAASTWIKDIILPVIFFISVLSLVNNISDSFHVSHLAQLLRQVCVFLLGLFLSVFLGIMVVQGAAAATVDGISIRTAKFASKNFVPIVGGIFSDALDAVVGYSLILKNTVGLIGLLFIFIITLFPVIKILSMIFIYRLSAAIIQPVGEDSIVKCLNDIGNSLTMVFISVASVAMMFFIAITIILASGNLAVILR is encoded by the coding sequence GTGATAGTTTTGAAAAAAGTATTGTTCAGCCTTTTGATATTTTTGATAATAATTTCGCCGGTGGCTTTGGCTGCAGACGACGTGGAAAAGCAGCTGGAAAACCTGGATACCCAAGAACTAGATAGTTTTTTGAGAGAATTGAACCGCGAATACGGTGACTATGTCCCTTCCTATGATTTAAAAGACCTTATAAATACCCTGAGGGGGAACCAAAGATACGATCTTAGAGGTTTAGTAAATGGAATTATCAAATATGTCTTTCGCGAAATCACCGCTAATTACCACCTGCTGGCAAAACTGGTTGCTCTCTCTGTGATTTGTGCGGTACTCAAAAACCTTAATAACGGTTTTGAAAAGGACAATATCGGAAGGATGGCTTACAGCGCGATTTACCTTGTTTTGGTCGTAATTGCAGTGCAAAGCTTTATAATCGCAATAAATACAGGGCGAGACGCTATTTCCAACATGGTATCTTTTGTGCATGCCTTAATGCCTACGGTATTTACCCTGCTGGCCGCCGTAGGAGGAATTACTTCAGTTAATGTCTTCAATCCGCTTATCTTTATTGGCATAACCGCTGCAAGCACGTGGATCAAAGATATCATCCTGCCGGTGATCTTTTTCATCTCGGTTTTGAGCCTGGTCAATAATATATCGGACAGCTTTCACGTGTCTCATCTTGCCCAACTGTTAAGACAGGTATGCGTATTTTTACTCGGACTTTTTTTAAGCGTATTTCTAGGCATAATGGTAGTTCAGGGGGCTGCAGCTGCTACGGTTGACGGAATATCAATCAGAACTGCAAAATTTGCTTCGAAAAATTTTGTTCCAATAGTCGGAGGAATTTTTTCCGATGCTCTGGATGCGGTGGTAGGCTATTCCTTGATCCTAAAAAATACCGTAGGCCTTATAGGACTGCTGTTCATATTTATCATAACTCTCTTTCCGGTGATAAAAATACTTTCAATGATTTTCATATACCGCCTAAGTGCAGCGATCATACAGCCGGTTGGAGAGGATTCCATAGTAAAGTGCCTAAACGACATAGGAAATTCGCTAACGATGGTGTTCATTTCGGTTGCTTCGGTGGCGATGATGTTTTTTATTGCAATAACGATAATACTGGCCTCGGGTAATCTGGCCGTAATATTGAGGTGA
- a CDS encoding CD1247 N-terminal domain-containing protein — protein sequence MGDLKSRVAYLKGLADGLGLDESKEKRLMSEIVKVLDEMAEAIDSLQAFSEATQEYVESIDEDLEQLEQDFYGCEEDEDEYEDDYDEEYEDDYDIDDEDLCEIECPKCHEVIFMDEDLIDDDGKTECPNCKAVIDIEEMEDEED from the coding sequence ATGGGTGACTTAAAATCAAGGGTTGCGTATCTAAAAGGTCTAGCTGATGGATTAGGACTTGATGAATCAAAGGAAAAGCGGTTGATGTCAGAGATCGTAAAAGTCCTGGATGAAATGGCAGAAGCTATTGACAGTTTGCAGGCATTTTCCGAAGCCACTCAAGAATACGTGGAAAGCATCGATGAAGACCTGGAACAGCTAGAACAGGATTTCTACGGCTGTGAAGAAGACGAAGACGAGTATGAAGATGATTACGACGAGGAATACGAAGATGATTACGATATAGACGATGAGGATTTGTGCGAAATTGAATGCCCCAAATGTCATGAAGTCATATTTATGGACGAAGATCTGATCGATGATGACGGTAAAACCGAATGCCCGAACTGTAAAGCCGTAATAGATATAGAAGAGATGGAGGACGAAGAGGACTAA
- the pilM gene encoding type IV pilus assembly protein PilM — MPGDSMFCSSDYIGLDIGNHNIKVVHLSKCRGRIKVKYFLSIPNPLKGKSGSREERREVLARTLAPLRGHLKNRKVIVGVPGDRVLFRNLHFPRMRLSELKEVVYWETRELIGQLNGDYILDFEVVEENRDDYRVLIAAALKENVMDYFYPVEKAGLFPEALDVYPLAISRVVGSCLVRSNLAVVNIGAKRTDVTVLEGGRVYFNGCIPFGSEYMTKLIARTFSVDENTAESIKIDPGNLRSPIMECLYPAVQQLAIEVSRYLKFYAVQRKDQRIGAILLAGGGGKLWCLQEVFGNVMNIEMLTAEDLDFPKITVEEKKGERFDKMEFLCALGFALRGV, encoded by the coding sequence ATGCCGGGTGACAGTATGTTTTGTTCTTCGGACTATATAGGTTTGGATATAGGAAACCACAATATAAAAGTGGTTCATCTGAGTAAATGCCGCGGGAGGATAAAGGTAAAGTATTTTTTGTCAATCCCGAACCCTTTAAAAGGCAAAAGCGGTTCGAGAGAGGAAAGACGAGAAGTTCTGGCCCGAACACTTGCGCCCCTAAGAGGGCATTTAAAAAATCGAAAAGTAATCGTGGGGGTCCCGGGTGACAGGGTTCTTTTCCGTAACCTACATTTTCCCAGGATGCGGCTTTCCGAACTCAAAGAGGTGGTATACTGGGAAACCAGGGAACTCATCGGACAGTTAAACGGCGATTATATATTGGATTTTGAAGTGGTGGAGGAAAACAGGGACGATTACCGGGTGTTAATAGCCGCCGCTTTAAAGGAAAATGTAATGGACTACTTTTACCCCGTAGAAAAAGCCGGATTGTTTCCGGAAGCCCTTGATGTTTATCCCCTGGCTATTTCCCGTGTTGTCGGTTCGTGTCTTGTACGAAGTAATTTAGCAGTTGTAAATATAGGGGCCAAACGGACTGACGTTACCGTCCTGGAAGGTGGCCGGGTCTATTTCAACGGTTGTATCCCTTTTGGAAGTGAGTACATGACCAAGCTTATAGCCCGGACTTTTTCCGTGGACGAAAACACTGCAGAGTCTATAAAAATCGATCCCGGGAATCTACGATCCCCCATCATGGAGTGCCTTTACCCGGCAGTACAGCAACTGGCGATTGAGGTATCGAGATACTTAAAATTCTATGCAGTTCAGAGAAAGGACCAGCGGATCGGGGCCATTCTCTTAGCTGGCGGTGGAGGTAAGCTGTGGTGCTTACAGGAGGTCTTCGGCAATGTGATGAATATAGAGATGCTCACGGCTGAAGACCTTGATTTTCCTAAAATTACGGTAGAGGAAAAAAAAGGCGAGAGGTTCGATAAGATGGAATTTTTATGTGCTCTGGGATTTGCGTTGAGGGGAGTATGA
- the spoIIIAF gene encoding stage III sporulation protein AF, translating to MLENLSMWIRQIIMVVMFTVFVDFLLPSSNLQKYVRVVLGLVVMITILNPVIVLLKGDIAFTRTQLEIKNYLDQDQLMMKTEEFKKRNIEIALDRYKKELETLIAQQVENNTLFEVAKTDIKIDQNGKIEQIRLILQEADGRQVQKGIEKVSVKLNQPAQSKSKYALEKEIAELKDYLSKFYEIPEANIHLELEGDPWKGKLN from the coding sequence GTGCTTGAGAATTTGAGCATGTGGATTAGACAGATAATTATGGTTGTGATGTTTACGGTATTCGTGGATTTTCTTTTGCCGAGCAGCAATCTTCAAAAATATGTGAGGGTTGTACTGGGACTTGTCGTAATGATTACAATACTAAATCCGGTTATCGTATTATTGAAAGGAGATATAGCTTTTACCAGGACGCAGCTGGAGATTAAAAATTATCTCGATCAGGATCAGCTGATGATGAAAACCGAAGAATTTAAAAAAAGAAATATTGAAATTGCGCTTGATCGGTACAAGAAAGAATTGGAGACTTTAATCGCTCAGCAAGTAGAAAATAATACACTTTTTGAAGTAGCGAAAACTGACATAAAAATAGATCAGAACGGAAAGATAGAACAAATTCGCCTGATACTTCAAGAAGCCGATGGTAGACAGGTACAGAAAGGTATAGAAAAAGTTTCCGTAAAACTAAATCAACCAGCGCAGAGTAAATCAAAATACGCTCTGGAAAAAGAGATCGCCGAACTAAAGGACTACTTGAGCAAATTTTACGAAATTCCTGAGGCCAACATTCACCTGGAACTGGAGGGGGATCCATGGAAGGGGAAATTAAACTAA
- a CDS encoding late competence development ComFB family protein, with amino-acid sequence MEQKFKLKNYMEDVVFSFLDELIRQKQVCTCERCRYDIAAIALNHLPAKYVVTDQGEVFAKTQLLSQQFKTDAVVELLRAIDIVRKNPYH; translated from the coding sequence GTGGAACAAAAGTTTAAGCTAAAAAACTATATGGAAGATGTGGTGTTCTCATTTCTAGACGAACTAATAAGACAAAAACAGGTTTGCACATGCGAGCGCTGCAGGTACGATATTGCCGCAATAGCTTTAAATCATCTACCAGCCAAGTACGTGGTGACCGACCAAGGGGAAGTTTTTGCTAAAACGCAACTTTTGAGTCAGCAGTTCAAGACAGACGCGGTAGTGGAACTTTTAAGGGCCATCGACATCGTTCGCAAAAATCCCTATCACTAA
- the spoIIIAD gene encoding stage III sporulation protein AD, which translates to MEIIQIVGISLVAAIMVVLLKEDRPEIALQISIVVGAIVFLLMLNKVASALNVLQDMARRANIDFIYLNTILKIIGIAYIAEFGAQICRDSGSSSIASKIEFAAKIIIMLLSVPILMAVLDLLLKILP; encoded by the coding sequence ATGGAGATAATCCAAATCGTAGGTATCAGTCTTGTAGCAGCTATAATGGTGGTTTTGCTAAAAGAAGACCGGCCCGAAATTGCCTTGCAAATTAGCATAGTGGTCGGGGCGATTGTATTCCTTTTAATGTTAAATAAAGTAGCGTCTGCGTTGAACGTGCTTCAGGATATGGCAAGAAGGGCCAACATAGACTTTATTTACCTGAATACGATACTCAAGATAATAGGCATAGCTTATATAGCCGAATTCGGAGCGCAGATATGCAGGGACTCCGGTTCTTCCTCCATAGCATCTAAAATTGAATTTGCGGCAAAAATTATAATCATGTTACTTTCGGTACCGATTCTTATGGCGGTTTTAGACCTTTTACTGAAAATTCTTCCTTAA
- a CDS encoding M24 family metallopeptidase has product MNSERISKLRRNLSEKDLDGILVSKPENIFYISGFDGEGFLVVTRERALLFTDFRYIEQAKKECPDFEVVEFESVSPFKKCADEIKSIGLKNLAFEGHYLTVKFYEELKSFLDGVEVIKTDGLIEELRTIKDEVELEIIKKAQEITDKAFEHILDYIRPGVTESELALEIEYFMKKNGAEGVAFPTIVASGPRSSLPHGTPTSRKIQPGDFITFDFGAKVKHYCSDMTRTVVMGKPNKDQLEIYSIVLEAQKRALEYIKSSVSGKDVDKVARDFIAEKGFGRNFGHALGHGVGLEIHEAPRLSKLGETSLLPGMVVTVEPGIYVKNFGGVRIEDLVIITEDGCINLTKSSKDLICL; this is encoded by the coding sequence ATGAATTCGGAAAGAATTAGTAAATTACGGCGAAACCTGTCGGAAAAAGATCTGGACGGTATACTCGTAAGCAAACCGGAAAACATATTTTACATAAGCGGTTTTGACGGGGAAGGCTTTCTTGTTGTAACCCGTGAGCGCGCCCTGTTGTTTACCGACTTTCGCTACATAGAGCAGGCAAAAAAAGAGTGTCCGGATTTCGAGGTCGTCGAATTCGAGTCTGTTTCTCCTTTTAAAAAGTGTGCCGATGAAATAAAATCTATAGGGTTGAAAAATTTGGCCTTTGAAGGCCATTATTTGACGGTTAAATTCTATGAAGAACTAAAATCCTTCCTGGATGGCGTTGAAGTTATAAAAACCGACGGCCTTATAGAAGAACTGAGAACAATTAAAGATGAAGTTGAACTTGAAATCATAAAAAAAGCCCAGGAAATTACCGATAAGGCTTTTGAGCATATCCTCGATTACATCCGCCCCGGTGTGACGGAAAGTGAACTTGCTTTAGAAATAGAGTACTTCATGAAAAAGAACGGGGCTGAGGGAGTTGCATTCCCTACCATAGTTGCTTCGGGGCCGAGGAGCTCGCTTCCTCATGGGACACCTACTTCCAGGAAAATTCAACCCGGTGACTTCATAACGTTTGATTTTGGAGCAAAGGTTAAACATTACTGCTCCGACATGACCCGTACTGTGGTTATGGGTAAACCTAATAAAGACCAGTTGGAAATTTACAGCATTGTACTTGAGGCTCAAAAAAGGGCCCTGGAATATATAAAATCAAGTGTTTCTGGGAAAGATGTAGATAAGGTTGCCAGAGATTTTATTGCAGAGAAAGGATTCGGCCGCAACTTCGGCCATGCTCTGGGCCACGGTGTCGGATTAGAGATACATGAAGCCCCCAGGCTCAGCAAATTGGGGGAAACCTCTCTCCTGCCGGGTATGGTGGTTACCGTTGAACCCGGAATTTACGTTAAGAACTTCGGAGGAGTTAGGATAGAAGACCTAGTAATAATTACCGAGGATGGGTGTATCAATCTCACAAAGTCGTCAAAAGATTTGATCTGTCTATAA
- the pilO gene encoding type 4a pilus biogenesis protein PilO codes for MKIRLTKREKALLLLFFVTVALYLFYRTGYRQIEDHFKKKIELEQKRLSLSLLQRIYDKKSGIEDAAKLELKKLPDDDKIADYIINIEGWARAEGVRLVLIKAGEVSGDEVKVLPVEITVEGDKESLLKFLKRIENFERLSKVEKINLVYAELSGFWTLTVTVDLYYFPMQEGTE; via the coding sequence TTGAAAATTAGATTAACCAAAAGGGAAAAAGCCTTGTTGCTTTTATTTTTTGTCACCGTCGCCTTATACTTGTTTTACAGGACCGGGTATCGGCAAATTGAGGACCACTTTAAAAAGAAAATTGAGCTGGAACAAAAAAGACTGAGTCTTTCTTTATTGCAGAGGATATACGATAAAAAAAGCGGGATTGAAGATGCCGCGAAGTTAGAGTTAAAAAAGCTTCCCGACGATGATAAAATAGCGGACTACATAATTAATATCGAGGGATGGGCAAGGGCCGAGGGAGTTAGACTGGTGCTAATAAAGGCGGGAGAAGTTTCGGGGGACGAGGTAAAGGTTTTACCCGTTGAAATAACGGTGGAAGGCGACAAAGAATCCCTATTAAAGTTTTTAAAACGCATCGAAAATTTCGAAAGACTTTCCAAAGTAGAAAAGATTAATTTAGTTTATGCAGAACTATCCGGTTTTTGGACACTGACTGTTACAGTAGATCTCTATTACTTTCCTATGCAGGAGGGTACGGAGTGA
- a CDS encoding stage III sporulation protein AG: protein MEGEIKLKNLLDLFKKNKNKSISTLIILGLVGFFLLTLGKISIQGDYSHKSVDGSTTDIKIPTDQPFIQQDIEKKLEQILAQVEGVGRVKVMLTLETENQVEPAFNTVDNKRVTEENDSEGGTRTITEVQVNKQVVLLNKGGEDEPLLVKKMMPAIKGVLIVADGGESSETVERITQATSTLLGVPVYKIKVLPYSKN from the coding sequence ATGGAAGGGGAAATTAAACTAAAAAATCTTTTAGATCTTTTTAAAAAAAACAAAAATAAATCAATATCTACACTCATAATTTTAGGTCTGGTGGGATTTTTTCTGCTCACTTTAGGCAAGATTTCCATACAGGGAGATTACTCCCACAAAAGCGTAGACGGCAGCACAACAGATATTAAAATTCCCACCGATCAACCGTTTATTCAGCAAGACATTGAAAAAAAACTCGAGCAGATACTGGCACAGGTGGAAGGGGTAGGCAGGGTCAAAGTAATGCTTACCCTAGAGACTGAAAATCAGGTAGAACCGGCTTTTAATACTGTTGACAATAAAAGGGTTACCGAAGAAAACGACAGTGAAGGCGGTACCAGGACGATAACCGAAGTTCAGGTAAACAAACAGGTGGTTCTGCTCAATAAAGGGGGGGAGGACGAACCTCTGCTCGTGAAAAAGATGATGCCCGCAATAAAAGGGGTTTTAATAGTTGCTGACGGAGGTGAGTCTTCCGAGACTGTCGAAAGAATAACACAAGCGACTTCCACTTTGCTTGGTGTTCCTGTTTATAAGATTAAGGTATTACCTTATTCAAAAAACTGA